In Mytilus trossulus isolate FHL-02 chromosome 14, PNRI_Mtr1.1.1.hap1, whole genome shotgun sequence, a genomic segment contains:
- the LOC134697582 gene encoding neuropeptide Y receptor type 4-like gives MDDDEIRERINDKEIHRLLAPIVYLVVLMVVGIPGNLTVLLIYRQKYSKSVYRTIIWNLAMTDFLFCTLTFPFNIGRLFRYFTFYELWVCKAFTTLIVFFIMYSSHLLVTLAFHRFRQVCMPLRRQVTTENVKYWIIGSFFLAVFLDIPECVLQPLDEQKLTEGNVTVTGYVCAVSFKNNIYAEVYNGFLTFLFTLYATILFALYIVIGRKMYLQRRMRQETMHTPSHADELSSKITKIAVTVSAVFAFSYLPLFVLKLVAGKFDTQNLSAGAFAALKIFERSYAFNHVANPFIYAFFDNRFRQQFKALIMTIFCRRCTQAESYQDERNVTRMRETSSTTVS, from the coding sequence ATGGATGATGACGAAATACGTGAAAGAATTAATGATAAAGAAATACATAGGCTACTAGCACCTATTGTATACCTAGTGGTTTTGATGGTTGTTGGTATACCTGGAAACCTGACAGTGCTACTGATATACCGACAGAAATATTCTAAATCTGTTTACAGGACTATTATATGGAACCTAGCGATGACAGATTTTCTTTTCTGCACCCTAACATTTCCATTTAATATTGGAAGACTTTTCCGATACTTCACATTTTATGAACTATGGGTATGTAAAGCTTTCACAACATTAATTGTCTTTTTCATCATGTATTCCTCACATCTGCTAGTGACATTGGCTTTTCATAGATTCCGGCAGGTGTGTATGCCGCTACGGAGACAAGTTACTACAGAAAACGTGAAATACTGGATTATTGGCAGTTTCTTTCTGGCTGTCTTTCTTGATATTCCTGAATGCGTGTTACAGCCTTTAGATGAACAGAAGTTAACAGAAGGGAATGTAACTGTAACCGGGTATGTTTGTGCAgtgtcttttaaaaataacatttatgcCGAAGTGTACAATGGATTCCTGACATTTTTGTTTACGTTATACGCGACTATCTTATTCGCTCTGTATATAGTTATTGGACGGAAAATGTACTTGCAACGTAGAATGAGACAGGAAACAATGCATACACCATCTCATGCAGACGAACTTTccagtaaaattacaaaaattgctGTAACAGTAAGTGCTGTGTTTGCATttagttatcttcctttgtttgttttgaaattagtaGCTGGTAAGTTTGATACACAAAACTTGAGTGCTGGTGCATTTGCAGCGCTTAAAATATTCGAACGTTCGTATGCATTTAACCACGTCGCCAACCCTTtcatatatgcattttttgACAATCGTTTCCGACAGCAATTCAAAGCATTAATCATGACGATTTTCTGTCGAAGATGCACACAAGCTGAAAGTTATCAAGATGAACGAAATGTGACAAGAATGAGAGAAACCAGCAGTACAACGGTgtcataa